One Thermicanus aegyptius DSM 12793 DNA segment encodes these proteins:
- a CDS encoding alpha-amylase family glycosyl hydrolase — translation MNLRNKAVWGISIFFTVLVIAFSVRMLWLGTAGPIKPLEELNRDWPQGVNYEIFVRSFYDSNGDGIGDLNGVTEKLDYLKDLGVEGIWLMPIQPSPSYHGYDVTDYYGINPDYGTVEDFKRLITEAHKRNIRVIIDLVLNHTSKEHPWFQKALAGDPKYRNWYIWAKEGDEPIGWDSLGSSPWHGSGNNRYYGLFWEGMPDLNYDNPEVRQEAIKIGQYWLKEMGVDGFRLDAAKYIYPTKEKEKNYTWWQEFRQAMDQVNPNFFMVGEVWDSPSVIGPYLKGGLHSAFNFDLSAKILASAKGEEDAGIGAYLTRVRDFYKKMDQNAIDSIFITNHDMNRTMSELNGNLNQAKMAASLLLTLPGAPFLYYGEEIGMEGKKPDESIREPMRWFKEAGKPGETTWERPIYNGPNSPSVEEEMEDQASLYRHYKTFIYLRRSLEPLAKGEIEESMIRQKGIVAFKRVLENESILVIHNMTRNPIQVSIPEKEADFGKVLYANHPDNRIKREKGGLTLTTAPYTTTLLAK, via the coding sequence ATGAACTTGAGAAATAAGGCGGTTTGGGGCATATCCATTTTCTTTACCGTTCTTGTTATTGCATTTTCGGTTCGTATGCTTTGGCTGGGGACTGCAGGACCGATTAAACCCTTGGAAGAATTAAACCGGGATTGGCCCCAGGGGGTCAATTACGAAATCTTCGTCCGCTCTTTCTATGATTCAAATGGAGATGGGATCGGAGACCTGAATGGGGTTACGGAAAAGTTGGATTACTTGAAGGATTTAGGCGTCGAAGGGATATGGCTCATGCCGATTCAGCCTTCTCCCAGCTACCATGGATATGATGTGACCGATTATTACGGAATCAATCCGGATTATGGGACGGTGGAAGATTTTAAGCGGCTGATCACCGAAGCCCATAAGAGGAACATCCGAGTGATCATTGATTTAGTGTTAAACCACACGAGCAAGGAGCATCCTTGGTTTCAAAAAGCCTTGGCCGGCGATCCGAAATACCGAAATTGGTATATTTGGGCAAAGGAGGGGGATGAACCGATCGGATGGGATTCATTAGGTTCCTCCCCCTGGCATGGGAGCGGCAATAACCGCTATTATGGCCTCTTCTGGGAGGGAATGCCCGATCTCAATTACGACAACCCGGAGGTCCGGCAGGAAGCGATAAAGATCGGCCAATACTGGTTAAAGGAGATGGGAGTAGACGGGTTTCGCCTTGACGCGGCCAAATATATTTATCCCACAAAGGAAAAGGAGAAAAATTACACCTGGTGGCAGGAGTTTCGCCAAGCGATGGATCAGGTGAACCCCAATTTCTTCATGGTGGGAGAGGTATGGGATTCTCCTTCGGTCATAGGCCCATATCTGAAAGGAGGACTTCACTCCGCCTTCAATTTCGACCTCTCTGCGAAAATTCTCGCTTCCGCCAAGGGTGAAGAGGATGCAGGAATTGGAGCGTATTTAACAAGGGTTCGCGATTTTTACAAGAAAATGGATCAAAACGCGATCGACTCCATTTTCATCACCAATCATGATATGAATCGAACCATGAGCGAATTAAATGGGAACCTGAATCAAGCCAAGATGGCGGCCTCTTTGCTCCTCACGCTTCCCGGGGCTCCGTTTCTCTACTATGGGGAAGAGATCGGCATGGAGGGAAAAAAACCGGATGAGAGCATCCGGGAACCGATGCGCTGGTTTAAGGAGGCGGGGAAACCTGGAGAAACCACTTGGGAACGCCCCATCTATAATGGGCCCAATTCTCCATCGGTGGAGGAGGAGATGGAGGATCAAGCCTCCCTCTACCGGCATTATAAGACGTTTATTTATCTGCGCCGCTCCCTTGAACCTCTCGCCAAAGGGGAGATTGAGGAAAGCATGATCCGTCAGAAAGGAATCGTCGCCTTCAAGAGGGTGCTGGAGAATGAGTCGATCCTTGTTATTCACAATATGACAAGAAATCCGATCCAAGTTTCCATTCCGGAAAAAGAGGCGGATTTCGGGAAGGTTCTTTACGCCAACCATCCGGATAATCGTATAAAAAGAGAGAAGGGGGGGCTCACTCTTACGACAGCGCCCTACACTACGACCCTCCTGGCCAAATAA
- a CDS encoding LacI family DNA-binding transcriptional regulator produces MTVTIKDVAREAGVSPSTVSRVISGNSRISEETKRRVRKVMEEMGYHPNMNARSLVVKSTETIGLIMPRSAENTFLNPFFPEVLRGIGAAAQERGYSLLLSTGRDDGEKKETVVKMVQGKQVDGVILLNSRIRDPILAYLKKQRFPFVMVGRPLEKNITYVDNDNVTSAKEATRYLIEMGHRSIAFVGGNPEYTVTHDRLEGYKEALKEAGLPYHPSQVLSGDFLEEGAYEAVRALLSLGQRPTAFLVTDDLMALGVISALKEMGLNVPEDVSIVSFNNVFLARLSSPPLTTVDIEIFQLGYQAVQKLFERIHYPEIASSHTLIKTCLVERQSVRRLEK; encoded by the coding sequence ATGACGGTTACGATCAAAGATGTGGCACGGGAAGCAGGAGTTTCTCCCTCCACCGTTTCCCGGGTGATCTCGGGAAATTCCCGAATCAGCGAGGAGACAAAGAGACGGGTTCGAAAAGTGATGGAGGAGATGGGATATCACCCCAATATGAACGCCAGGAGCCTGGTGGTAAAAAGCACGGAGACCATCGGGCTGATCATGCCCAGGTCGGCGGAGAATACTTTTCTAAACCCGTTTTTTCCGGAGGTGCTCAGGGGAATTGGGGCGGCCGCCCAGGAGAGGGGGTATTCCCTTCTTCTCTCTACCGGACGAGATGATGGGGAGAAGAAAGAGACGGTTGTCAAGATGGTGCAGGGAAAACAGGTGGATGGGGTGATTCTTCTAAATTCCAGAATTCGTGATCCCATCCTGGCTTATCTGAAGAAACAACGCTTTCCCTTTGTCATGGTGGGCCGTCCCCTTGAGAAGAACATCACTTATGTGGATAACGACAATGTCACCTCTGCCAAAGAAGCAACCCGTTATCTGATTGAAATGGGGCACCGTTCCATTGCTTTTGTGGGAGGAAATCCGGAGTATACCGTCACCCATGACCGATTAGAAGGGTATAAGGAAGCCTTGAAAGAGGCAGGTCTTCCTTACCACCCCTCCCAAGTTTTAAGCGGCGACTTTTTGGAGGAAGGGGCGTATGAGGCGGTGCGGGCCCTCCTCTCTCTGGGGCAGAGGCCAACCGCCTTCCTCGTTACCGATGATCTGATGGCACTCGGGGTGATCAGTGCATTGAAAGAGATGGGACTTAATGTGCCGGAGGATGTCTCCATTGTCTCCTTTAATAACGTCTTTCTTGCCCGTCTCTCTTCTCCTCCCCTGACGACGGTCGATATTGAGATCTTTCAACTAGGGTACCAGGCTGTACAAAAGTTATTCGAGCGGATCCATTATCCTGAGATTGCTTCCAGCCATACCCTGATCAAGACCTGCCTCGTGGAAAGGCAATCGGTCCGCAGGCTGGAGAAATAG
- a CDS encoding Bax inhibitor-1/YccA family protein produces the protein MEHVLVNRNTGSFGNILQVLALSLLVSFAGTLIGAFFIPPAFASLLSIVELIMIIAAVVIRIRGKFIGYGFLYAFTGISGITLYPIIMYYGAQIGANLVSASFLATAGIFAALSFYAYRSARDFSYLLGFLFAGTIGLIIMGLVALFIDIGGTLNLVWAVGGILIFSGWILYDVSQYRYGVDEREVPFVVLNLYLDIVNLFLYILRFVAAITGNRD, from the coding sequence ATGGAACATGTACTGGTGAATAGAAACACAGGCAGTTTTGGAAATATCCTTCAGGTGTTGGCCCTATCTTTACTCGTCTCCTTCGCAGGAACCCTGATCGGCGCTTTCTTCATCCCCCCTGCCTTTGCCTCTCTGTTAAGCATCGTAGAACTCATAATGATTATCGCCGCGGTTGTGATCCGAATCCGAGGGAAATTTATCGGATATGGTTTCCTTTATGCGTTTACCGGTATCTCAGGGATTACCCTGTACCCCATCATCATGTATTATGGAGCACAAATCGGTGCTAACCTGGTCTCTGCTTCCTTTTTAGCCACCGCCGGGATCTTTGCCGCCCTCTCCTTCTATGCTTACCGCTCGGCCAGAGATTTCAGCTATCTGCTCGGCTTCTTATTCGCTGGGACCATCGGACTCATCATTATGGGGCTCGTTGCCCTTTTTATCGATATCGGAGGGACCTTAAACCTGGTCTGGGCTGTCGGCGGGATCCTCATCTTCAGCGGATGGATCCTTTATGATGTCTCCCAATATCGCTACGGCGTCGATGAAAGGGAAGTTCCCTTCGTGGTCCTAAATCTTTATCTGGATATCGTCAACCTCTTTCTCTACATTCTCCGCTTCGTTGCGGCCATTACCGGAAATAGAGACTAA
- a CDS encoding B12-binding domain-containing radical SAM protein: MKVVLATLNAKYIHMSLALRYLKAYSGREFSIDLVEYTIKDPPLQVVADLYERNPDVLGLSCYIWNIEETITILRLLKKVRPDLPMILGGPEVSYDVKEWLTRLPEVDFIVMGEGEETFHHLLTVLRDGGEIGEVTGIAYRDGEGRIVIHSPRGKVNLKEIPSPYRFPEDIPHLSNRIVYMETSRGCPFTCQFCLSSVETGVRYFDLKKIKEDILYLIDHGARTIKFVDRTFNLKKDIAIDMFRFLAENHRGTVFQFEITADILHPDVIRFLQEKAPPEIFRFEIGVQSTNEWTNRLVKRRQNFEKLSRTVRMIKESGKITQHLDLIAGLPEEDYDSFRKTFNDVFTLEPEELQLGFLKMLRGTGMRAMAEDFGYIYMDQAPYEILGNRVLPFADVIRIKRVEDILEKYWNHHRMDHTIRYLVREVFPTPFDFFQDFGDYWADKGWSRIGHQLEDLFLRLSQFLQDKGVKDWTVVEGLMKIDYFLAHRHKPRKVWWQVSLSKGEQADWIKKLAEKGKTEQELHKHVMLETVPFDAEMFLSQGMIRNSPSLLVAYYRPEEGEGPLLFSIPLAGSC, translated from the coding sequence ATGAAGGTGGTTTTAGCTACATTAAATGCAAAATATATCCATATGTCGTTGGCGCTTAGGTACTTGAAAGCCTATAGCGGACGGGAATTCTCCATTGATTTGGTGGAATATACCATAAAAGATCCCCCATTGCAGGTGGTAGCCGATCTCTATGAACGGAATCCCGATGTCCTCGGGCTTTCTTGCTATATTTGGAATATCGAAGAGACGATTACGATCTTGCGCCTGTTGAAGAAGGTAAGGCCTGATCTCCCGATGATCTTGGGAGGGCCGGAAGTTTCGTATGATGTGAAGGAGTGGTTAACACGTCTTCCGGAAGTCGATTTTATCGTCATGGGGGAAGGGGAGGAAACATTCCATCATCTGCTTACGGTTCTTCGGGATGGAGGGGAGATCGGTGAGGTGACGGGAATTGCTTATCGGGACGGGGAGGGGAGGATTGTGATTCATTCCCCCCGGGGGAAGGTAAATCTCAAGGAGATTCCCTCTCCCTATCGCTTCCCCGAAGACATTCCTCACCTATCCAACCGCATCGTTTATATGGAAACGAGCCGGGGATGCCCTTTTACCTGCCAGTTTTGTCTTTCCTCCGTTGAAACGGGAGTCCGTTATTTCGATCTGAAAAAAATAAAAGAGGATATTCTTTATCTGATCGATCACGGGGCGAGGACGATTAAATTCGTCGATCGTACCTTTAATCTCAAGAAGGATATTGCGATCGATATGTTCCGTTTTCTCGCGGAAAACCATCGGGGTACCGTTTTTCAATTTGAGATTACGGCCGATATCCTTCATCCCGACGTGATCCGTTTTCTGCAGGAGAAGGCCCCTCCAGAAATCTTTCGCTTTGAGATTGGGGTTCAGTCTACCAATGAATGGACCAATCGGTTGGTGAAGCGTAGACAAAATTTCGAAAAACTCTCAAGAACCGTTCGGATGATCAAAGAGAGCGGAAAGATTACGCAACATCTGGATCTCATCGCCGGCCTTCCCGAAGAGGATTATGATTCTTTTCGAAAAACATTTAACGATGTTTTTACCTTGGAACCGGAGGAGTTGCAACTGGGTTTTCTCAAGATGCTCCGGGGGACGGGAATGCGGGCCATGGCTGAAGATTTTGGCTACATATACATGGATCAAGCCCCCTATGAGATTCTAGGAAACCGGGTCCTTCCTTTTGCCGATGTGATCCGCATAAAACGGGTAGAGGATATTTTGGAGAAGTATTGGAATCATCACCGCATGGACCACACGATTCGGTATCTTGTACGGGAGGTTTTCCCTACTCCCTTTGATTTTTTCCAGGATTTTGGAGATTATTGGGCGGATAAGGGTTGGAGCCGAATTGGCCATCAACTGGAAGATCTCTTTCTTCGCTTATCCCAATTTTTGCAAGATAAAGGGGTGAAGGATTGGACGGTGGTGGAAGGGTTGATGAAGATCGACTATTTCCTCGCCCATCGCCATAAACCGAGAAAGGTATGGTGGCAGGTCTCCCTTTCAAAGGGAGAACAGGCAGATTGGATCAAGAAGTTGGCGGAGAAGGGGAAGACGGAACAGGAACTTCATAAGCATGTGATGCTGGAAACGGTCCCTTTCGACGCAGAGATGTTTCTTAGCCAGGGAATGATCCGTAATTCACCCTCTCTTCTCGTTGCTTATTATCGTCCGGAGGAGGGAGAGGGACCGCTCCTTTTTTCCATTCCTTTGGCAGGATCGTGTTAA
- the sspI gene encoding small acid-soluble spore protein SspI produces MAISIKDLDLRQAIIAKLNGVNQESLRETITDAIQSKEEKTLPGLGVLFEILWQNSSDQKQQEMLDIMVENLS; encoded by the coding sequence ATGGCGATCTCGATCAAAGATTTGGACCTGCGGCAAGCCATTATAGCCAAGCTGAACGGAGTCAACCAGGAGAGCTTACGGGAAACCATCACCGATGCCATCCAATCAAAAGAGGAAAAAACGCTTCCCGGCCTTGGTGTCCTGTTTGAAATCTTATGGCAAAACAGTTCAGACCAAAAGCAGCAAGAGATGTTGGATATCATGGTGGAGAATTTATCTTAA
- a CDS encoding potassium channel family protein produces MQKKSFAIIGLGRFGLSVAKTLYDSGYEVVGIDSDPELIQDYAEQLTHTVQADATDELALKDLGIRNFDVVVVAIGQDIQASILTTLMLKELGVRYIVVKAQNERHGKVLYKIGADKVVFPERDMGVRVAHNLISPNILDFIELAQDYSIMEIMAPSFTEGKTLIELNFRARFGVNVMAIKSGNRVNVAPGGEDRIQKGDILVVIGHNDDIKKLEQAS; encoded by the coding sequence ATGCAGAAGAAAAGTTTTGCCATTATCGGATTGGGTCGCTTCGGGTTAAGCGTAGCGAAAACCTTATACGATTCGGGCTATGAAGTGGTAGGAATCGATTCCGATCCCGAATTAATACAGGATTATGCAGAGCAGCTTACCCATACGGTCCAGGCGGATGCAACGGATGAATTGGCCTTAAAGGATTTGGGAATTCGCAATTTCGACGTGGTGGTCGTGGCCATCGGCCAGGATATCCAGGCTTCCATCTTGACGACGCTCATGCTAAAGGAACTGGGGGTACGCTACATCGTCGTAAAAGCGCAAAATGAACGGCATGGAAAGGTTCTTTACAAGATTGGGGCGGACAAGGTGGTGTTTCCTGAGCGGGATATGGGGGTTCGGGTGGCCCACAATCTCATCTCTCCGAATATCCTCGATTTCATTGAGCTTGCCCAGGATTACAGCATTATGGAGATTATGGCTCCTTCCTTTACGGAAGGGAAGACACTGATCGAACTTAATTTCCGGGCTCGTTTCGGGGTAAACGTAATGGCCATCAAATCGGGAAATAGGGTAAACGTGGCCCCAGGAGGAGAAGATCGCATTCAGAAGGGAGATATCTTGGTCGTGATCGGCCATAACGACGACATCAAGAAATTGGAGCAAGCCTCATGA
- a CDS encoding TrmH family RNA methyltransferase, with amino-acid sequence MITSDRNPRVKEWAKLLRKKGREEEKRFLIEGVRLVEEALRSGAPVEVLLFQSGRDYFLLRDLPPGIETWEVSEAVIRKLAATEETQGIMAVVRMEVEGPFSSFLAGEREKHSSLLLFVDGVQDPGNLGTIIRTADAAGADGVLLGEGTVDLYNPKTVRSTMGSLFHLPIRRVNGAWTLTKLKEAGYQTVAASLKGSADYREVDYGERVVVLVGNEAHGLSPQLEKMAQIRVRIPIYGKAESLNVAIATALMLYEVQRGR; translated from the coding sequence ATGATCACTTCCGACCGAAATCCCAGGGTGAAAGAATGGGCAAAGCTTCTGCGTAAGAAAGGGAGAGAGGAGGAGAAACGCTTTCTCATCGAAGGTGTCCGTCTGGTTGAGGAAGCTCTCCGGAGCGGCGCACCGGTGGAGGTGCTTCTTTTTCAGTCAGGCCGAGATTATTTCCTACTCCGTGATCTTCCCCCCGGGATAGAGACTTGGGAGGTCAGCGAAGCGGTCATCCGGAAACTAGCCGCAACGGAGGAGACACAGGGCATCATGGCGGTGGTGAGGATGGAGGTGGAGGGTCCTTTTTCTTCTTTCCTCGCCGGCGAAAGGGAAAAGCACTCCTCCCTTCTCCTCTTCGTGGACGGGGTACAGGACCCTGGAAATCTGGGCACGATCATCCGCACGGCGGATGCGGCGGGAGCCGATGGGGTTCTTTTGGGAGAGGGGACGGTTGACCTTTATAATCCGAAGACGGTACGAAGCACGATGGGGTCGCTCTTCCATCTCCCGATCCGAAGGGTCAATGGGGCCTGGACCCTTACGAAGCTAAAAGAGGCAGGGTATCAAACGGTGGCGGCCAGCTTGAAGGGAAGTGCCGATTATCGGGAGGTGGATTATGGCGAGCGTGTCGTGGTGCTGGTGGGGAATGAAGCACACGGCCTTTCCCCTCAATTGGAGAAGATGGCCCAGATCAGGGTGCGGATCCCCATTTACGGGAAGGCGGAATCCCTCAATGTGGCTATTGCGACAGCGCTCATGTTATATGAAGTTCAAAGGGGGAGGTAA
- a CDS encoding YitT family protein: MERREHRKHSSLKAAWRFLMLTIGSFLVAIGLEQFLIPNTVIDGGVVGVSIIVSHLTGFPLGLFISLLNLPFLMIGYKHIGKTFVLSTLFSVLLLSLFTTLLQPVGAVTSSHFLATVFGGVILGIGVGLIIRNGGSLDGTEIVAILLNRRLDFSVGEIVMFFNLFILGSAAFFFSPESAMYSLIAYFIAYKTIDIVMQGLDESKSVTIIAKDPGPLAEAIMARLGRGVTHVYGKGGYTGEEKEILYCVINRLEVAKLKNIIEEFDPDAFVTIENVHDVMGGRFNKRSIH, translated from the coding sequence ATGGAGAGAAGAGAGCATCGCAAGCATTCTTCGCTGAAAGCGGCATGGAGATTCTTGATGTTGACGATCGGCTCCTTCTTGGTGGCGATCGGATTGGAACAGTTTCTGATCCCCAATACGGTGATCGACGGGGGAGTGGTAGGCGTATCGATTATCGTAAGCCATCTGACCGGTTTTCCCCTGGGTCTATTTATCTCGTTATTGAATCTACCCTTTCTTATGATCGGGTATAAGCACATCGGAAAGACCTTTGTCCTCTCTACCCTTTTTTCCGTGCTGTTGCTTTCGCTCTTTACCACGCTGCTACAACCGGTCGGCGCCGTTACCTCCTCCCATTTTTTAGCGACGGTCTTCGGCGGGGTGATCTTGGGAATCGGCGTTGGGTTGATCATTCGAAACGGGGGTTCCTTGGATGGAACGGAGATCGTGGCGATTCTCCTTAACCGCCGCCTTGATTTTTCGGTGGGGGAGATCGTCATGTTCTTTAATCTCTTTATCCTGGGAAGCGCCGCTTTTTTCTTCAGTCCTGAGAGCGCGATGTACTCGTTGATTGCCTATTTTATCGCTTATAAGACGATCGATATCGTCATGCAGGGACTCGATGAATCGAAATCGGTCACCATCATTGCCAAAGATCCGGGTCCTTTGGCGGAAGCGATCATGGCCCGCTTAGGGAGAGGGGTGACGCATGTCTATGGGAAAGGCGGTTATACGGGGGAGGAGAAGGAGATCTTGTACTGCGTCATCAACCGGTTAGAGGTGGCGAAGTTAAAGAACATTATCGAGGAGTTTGATCCCGATGCCTTCGTCACCATTGAAAACGTGCACGATGTGATGGGCGGGAGATTTAATAAACGGTCGATTCATTAG
- the pheS gene encoding phenylalanine--tRNA ligase subunit alpha: protein MREKLLILEEEAIKRIENTKDLKELQEVRVHYLGKKGSLTEVLRGMGRLSPEERPVIGQLANQIRDRLEEKLALKEKELEEKELNQRLALESIDISLPGRRPPRGALHPLTRIIQEIEEIFVGMGFTIAEGPEVELDYYNFEALNLPKDHPARDMQDSFYITEEMLLRTHTSPVQVRTMQAMEGRVPVKVICPGVVYRRDTDDATHSHMFTQVEGLVVDEGIRMSDLKGILLNFARRMFGEETSIRLRPSFFPFTEPSAEVDVTCSSCHGTGCRVCKQTGWLEILGSGMVHPNVLEMSGYDPTRYTGFAFGMGVERIAMLKYGVDDIRHFYTNDLRFIGQFARL from the coding sequence ATGAGAGAGAAACTTTTAATACTGGAAGAGGAAGCCATAAAAAGAATTGAAAATACGAAGGATCTCAAGGAGCTTCAGGAAGTTCGGGTCCATTATTTGGGGAAAAAGGGCTCCTTGACGGAGGTATTAAGGGGAATGGGCCGTTTAAGCCCCGAAGAGCGGCCCGTCATTGGGCAGTTGGCCAACCAGATCCGGGATCGGTTGGAGGAAAAACTCGCTTTGAAGGAGAAAGAGTTGGAGGAGAAGGAATTAAATCAAAGGCTCGCTTTGGAGTCCATCGACATCTCTCTGCCCGGGAGACGACCTCCTCGAGGGGCTCTTCATCCTTTAACCCGCATCATACAAGAGATCGAAGAGATCTTCGTCGGCATGGGGTTTACCATCGCCGAAGGGCCGGAAGTGGAACTCGATTATTACAATTTCGAAGCCTTAAATCTTCCGAAGGATCATCCTGCCCGAGATATGCAGGATAGCTTCTACATTACCGAAGAGATGCTTCTGCGTACCCACACCTCCCCTGTGCAGGTGAGGACAATGCAGGCCATGGAAGGGAGGGTGCCTGTGAAGGTGATCTGCCCTGGTGTCGTCTATCGGCGGGACACGGATGATGCGACTCATTCCCATATGTTCACCCAGGTGGAAGGACTCGTGGTGGATGAGGGGATCCGTATGAGCGATTTAAAAGGCATCCTTCTGAACTTTGCGCGGCGTATGTTTGGAGAAGAGACTTCCATTCGTCTCCGCCCAAGCTTCTTCCCCTTTACTGAACCAAGCGCCGAGGTTGATGTGACTTGTTCCTCTTGTCACGGGACGGGGTGCAGGGTGTGTAAACAAACCGGCTGGTTGGAAATATTAGGATCCGGCATGGTGCATCCCAACGTGTTGGAGATGTCGGGATATGACCCGACCCGATATACCGGTTTTGCCTTTGGTATGGGAGTAGAACGGATTGCCATGTTGAAGTATGGTGTAGACGACATACGCCATTTCTACACCAATGATCTCCGGTTCATTGGACAATTTGCAAGGCTGTAA